The following DNA comes from Schistocerca piceifrons isolate TAMUIC-IGC-003096 chromosome 3, iqSchPice1.1, whole genome shotgun sequence.
CCTTTCAGGCTACGCTTCGACGAGTTTGTAAACAACCTCCACTGACTTGAATCATAAGTGACGTTATAGAAACGTAATAAACTGTCACTATCACAACAAAAACAAACTATATGGTCTTCTTCTTTTAGAGAACGGTACTCTGGGTAGGAAAATATGTTTTGCTTTCAATCTTGACCCAAGCAATTCGGAGGCATCTTGTGTCAGATTCGAATAAAGAGTTAATTCATTTCGTTCGTTGTAACTAAATAATTGTGGTGCAGAATTTGCTTCTGTTTTATAATTAACATCATCGTCCCATTCGTTTTATGAGCTGCTCTTCTGTTACAAAGGGAGAGATTCACTATGCTTAAATGATCATAAGTCCGAAGAAATATTACGATATTTTATATCGTCCTGATTTTTTGTGTTATGACTTTCAACGTTAATTACGCAAAAATAACACTGTACTTTTCTGCCAAGgctctctgcagtatcgcagaaggaacatcaagcttTTCGTGGCCCtattaaacgacctcgttcaaactcagtaaggtgttgacaCTGACGTCTTCGTCACGTTATAGGTATACACGTCTAACAAcaacttaccacgtccaatctcactggtaactaacgctcaccaccgttacagcgtgtatttaaagcaatcctgatttCCATCGCCATAGTTGCACTACTAGCGCCAGTCCCATGCGACTGgctcgaaatctgaatagacatcatcttgcaGATGTAAAAACACGGCTCCAACTTTCGTTTACGGTGCACAACACTTTCTTGCTTTTGTTATAATTTTGCATCAGTGTACCTTTAGCAGAACAAGTATAACCTcacaacactgtaccacacaacagTGAAATAATGTTTCCCGCCCAACAAGCAGATGGGTGTGACGATTGTGGCCAACTATACCATCTTACTAAAATAATATTTCCCTTAGTTGACAAAAAATTTCTCTCTGTAGGACTttggtttaaatgaaaatgagtttACTTGATGTGTGAATAAATTTTATGTGATAAGAAAAAACTAATAACAAATCTGAAATCAGCGCATGAATGTACTTCAGAATCAATAGAAATAACGCAGACATCAAAACCCATGTTGCATAGTGTTACCTAATCTATTTATTGGAACTGAATACTTCATAATcccttcatcatttcatttcaagaaGTATGACTTTTTCTATGGCTTCCTTCACGTTATTTTCATTGAACTTTTATTCTGACTTCttcattttaaaaatttaagtttttatacTATCTGCTTTGTCAGGTAAAGCCCGAAATTGCTTCCCCGATGCAACCCGAAAGTACCTCTGTGACAGTTTAAGATGCACACTATTATTATATGAGCTAGACAATGCCACAACCTGCAATATAGAGAATGATATCAGTTATATCTAAATGTAAAATGTAATTAACTTGAGTGCAAACAATACACGGCACCCCAAAGTTAAGTTCGTGCATCGGAAAACTCAATAGGAACACATATAGTCTGTTAACATTACGAAGTACTCTGTTGTTTTGATTCAGAATCGTGTTAGTGGTCTTGTTCCTCCATAGTTTAGACTGGAGTGGTGCTAGAATTAAGAAACAGCTCTTGTACGATATCGTCCGCTATAGTACATTACTTGATCTTCCGGTCTCGCTCGGGCACTCAAAAGTCTACACAAATAATAGGAGGCATTAGTTTAGGAAAAATCTTCTTAGCACTCACCGATTTCAAATATGAAGCtcgaaattcaaaataaaataaattttattttttgcaaaaaaaagtgaaataacatATCACATATTACAAAAACATCAGAACGCCTGGCTGGTTTCATACGTGTGCCTTAAGGAAGGCTGGCGCTGCAGCATATCCCAGGTGAGCAGGAGCGGCAGGAGCGGCGTAGGCAAAGTGCGCCGGAACGCCGGGGGCGGCGTAGGCAAAGTGTGCCGGCAGCGCGGGGGCGACGTAGGCCGCAGGGGCGGCGTAGGCCACGGGGGCGGCGGCTACGGGGGCGGCGACTGGACCCGCGTAGGCCAGGGGGCCGGGCGCAGCGGCGATGGGACCCGCGTAGAGGGCAGGGGCCTTGACGACGGGCGCGGCCAGGGccacgggggcggcgggggcggcgtaggccagTGGGGCGGCGCCCAGCAGCCCAGGGGCGGCTTTTGGGGCGGCGGAGGCGACGGCCAGGGCGGCGGCGAACAGGCACTGCAACAGAACATAGAGGAATTTAGCGGTCTCTGCCACAATAATTTGCCGACTGCGGCACAAAACCTAagactgaagttcggtggcaccaTTTCGAAGTTATCAAGTACCTTGCTATATAATTAAAAAGTGTTTGGGGCGTAACGGAATGCA
Coding sequences within:
- the LOC124788770 gene encoding cuticle protein 16.5-like is translated as MFKLCLFAAALAVASAAPKAAPGLLGAAPLAYAAPAAPVALAAPVVKAPALYAGPIAAAPGPLAYAGPVAAPVAAAPVAYAAPAAYVAPALPAHFAYAAPGVPAHFAYAAPAAPAHLGYAAAPAFLKAHV